In a genomic window of Pangasianodon hypophthalmus isolate fPanHyp1 chromosome 1, fPanHyp1.pri, whole genome shotgun sequence:
- the LOC117596879 gene encoding C-C chemokine receptor type 5 — protein MSNAENFSDYYSLSKNNDTTNQVCNNSYVMDFSRVFLPTLYSIVFIVGFIGNGLVVCVLLKYHKTFNMSDLCLFNLALSDILFLISLPFWAHFAAITVWTFGGFMCHAVIALYMLGFYGSIFFMILMTFDRYAVIVHAHSFLFSKHRSARARISLALFMWAISLGASLPTIIFSRAENATCSVEYLEKTWKSFSYVQLNILGFIIPLSVMVFCYTRIIPILMTMKSPKKHNAVRLLLVLVTVFFLFWTPYNIVIFLKFLQLQLGYMNTCRSDQDLHMAMQWVETIAFSHCCLNPIIYAFVGQKFRKLFLMILKERFPVCFGHCTTNESEFSERMTTMHTRSSVISSTKTKSKE, from the exons ATGTCAAACG ctGAGAACTTCTCTGACTACTATAGCCTAAGTAAAAATAATGACACCACGAACCAGGTCTGCAACAACAGCTATGTAATGGACTTCAGCAGAGTCTTCCTCCCTACACTCTATAGCATTGTCTTCATTGTAGGATTCATTGGCAATGGCCTGGTGGTGTGTGTCCTGCTCAAGTACCACAAAACCTTCAACATGTCAGATCTGTGTCTCTTCAACCTGGCACTTTCTGACATCCTCTTCCTTATCTCATTGCCTTTCTGGGCCCACTTCGCTGCCATCACTGTGTGGACCTTTGGGGGCTTCATGTGCCATGCAGTGATAGCACTCTACATGTTGGGATTCTATGGAAGTATCTTCTTCATGATCCTCATGACCTTTGACCGCTACGCTGTCATTGTCCATGCCCATTCATTCCTTTTCTCCAAGCACCGGTCTGCCAGAGCTAGAATAAGCCTGGCTTTGTTTATGTGGGCAATTAGCTTGGGAGCTTCTCTGCCAACCATCATTTTCTCACGAGCAGAAAATGCCACATGCAGTGTGGAATATCTAGAAAAGACATGGAAATCATTCTCTTACGTTCAGCTGAACATCCTCGGCTTCATTATTCCTCTCTCAGTGATGGTGTTCTGCTACACGCGTATTATCCCCATTTTAATGACCATGAAGTCTCCGAAAAAACACAATGCTGTCAGGCTCCTGCTGGTCTTGGTcactgttttcttcctcttctggaCACCCTACAACATTGTCATCTTCCTGAAGTTCCTGCAACTTCAACTGGGCTACATGAACACCTGTCGGTCGGATCAAGACCTGCACATGGCTATGCAGTGGGTGGAAACCATAGCGTTCAGTCACTGCTGCCTCAACCCCATAATCTACGCCTTTGTGGGGCAGAAATTCAGGAAGTTATTTCTAATGATCCTGAAAGAGagatttcctgtttgttttggtCACTGCACAACAAATGAAAGTGAGTTCTCAGAGAGGATGACCACTATGCACACACGCTCGTCAGTAATTTCCAGCACAAAGACAAAATCAAAAGAGTAA
- the LOC117596882 gene encoding C-C chemokine receptor type 5-like yields the protein MNQMDVYAVWNIPKGQCGHYSLIQLNILGLIIPLSVMVFCYSRIIPILMAMKSPKKNKAVRLMLVLVIVFFLFWTPYNIVIFLRFLNHLGYMTRCHEHGNMAMQWVETLAVSHCCLNSIIYAFVGQKLRNFFLKILKEWFPLCFGQFTAGEGEFSERMTTVHSRWSVISSTRQNQKCSCM from the coding sequence ATGAACCAGATGGATGTATATGCAGTGTGGAATATCCCCAAGGGACAGTGTGGACATTATTCTCTTATTCAGCTGAACATCCTTGGCTTAATTATTCCTCTCTCAGTGATGGTGTTCTGCTACTCACGCATCATCCCCATCTTAATGGCCATGAAGTCTCcgaagaaaaacaaagctgtCAGGCTCATGCTGGTCTTGGTcattgttttcttcctcttctggaCACCCTACAACATCGTCATCTTCCTGAGGTTCCTGAATCACTTGGGCTACATGACCCGCTGTCACGAGCACGGGAACATGGCTATGCAGTGGGTGGAAACCCTAGCAGTCAGTCACTGCTGCCTCAACTCCATAATCTACGCCTTTGTGGGGCAGAAATTGAGGAATTTCTTTCTAAAGATCCTGAAAGAGTGGTTTCCTCTTTGCTTTGGCCAGTTCACAGCAGGTGAAGGTGAGTTCTCAGAGAGGATGACCACTGTGCACTCACGCTGGTCAGTAATTTCCAGCACAAGACAAAATCAAAAGTGTAGCTGCATGTAA